One window of the Chloroflexota bacterium genome contains the following:
- a CDS encoding xanthine dehydrogenase family protein molybdopterin-binding subunit: protein MTESHVGQPVRRTEDLALLVGQGRFIDDVAMPGMAHAAYLRSPYAHARIARVDVRRAAAHPGVFAVLTGDEVARLSRPQRGRVPLANSPQVFALAHRKVCYVGQPVAAVAAVDRATAEDAAELIEVEYEPLPVVVDPERAMEPGAPLVFEEIGSNVLWHGTFPYGDVDGAFARAERVVRERVTLHRYASTPLETFGAIAQLESATGAYTIWGHTQQPGQDLHGVAAALGISPSQVRLIVPPLGGGFGNKVRPLNLIALALLARKAGRPVKWIEDRRESLLALGHSADGVMEVEAAVTNAGVIEAIRVRNIENEGAGIDFAGRHNLLMLTNLVNCYRIPAASYEGYSVVTNRCPVVANRGIGKPFMCLAVERTVDAIAHELGLDRAEVRFRNFIQPDQFPYTTPGGQVYDSGDYPAMLRKALDLVDYQGALREQETARRAGRLVGIGIATGVEPGGSNLSYGMLISGPGQLLSGQGEAARVRMETDGTVSVLTGGLDAGQGHATALAQIVADELGVSVERVRVPTTFDSASHPYVMASGNYSNKFHGQDTAAVIGAARRVRDKLLQRAATHLEVAPEDLELRDGMIVVRGAPSRAVPIAEIATRAYWSLADDQPEDGPGLEAVYYYANPYTNRPDAQHRVRVQLGFSSAAHVALVEIDPETLVIHVRRYGVVHDCGREINPMIVEGQVHGATVHGIAAALLEEFVCDDDGQLLTASFMDYLKPTAADVPTIEGDRLETPSPFTPLGTKGIGEGGAVIAPAAIASAVEDALAPLGIRIGALPITPSRLWELIARGGGRYESR from the coding sequence ATGACGGAGAGCCACGTTGGGCAACCAGTCCGACGAACGGAGGACCTGGCCCTACTGGTTGGCCAGGGACGCTTCATCGACGACGTCGCGATGCCGGGGATGGCCCACGCGGCGTATCTCCGAAGCCCGTACGCCCACGCGCGGATCGCGCGCGTGGACGTGCGCCGCGCGGCCGCCCATCCAGGCGTGTTCGCGGTGCTCACAGGGGACGAAGTGGCGCGACTGTCTCGACCGCAGCGCGGGCGCGTCCCCCTCGCCAACTCGCCCCAGGTCTTCGCCCTGGCCCACCGCAAGGTCTGCTACGTGGGCCAGCCCGTGGCGGCCGTCGCCGCCGTCGACCGGGCCACGGCGGAGGACGCGGCCGAGCTGATCGAGGTCGAGTACGAGCCGCTGCCGGTCGTCGTCGACCCCGAGCGCGCGATGGAGCCCGGCGCGCCCCTCGTGTTCGAGGAGATCGGCTCCAACGTGCTCTGGCACGGGACGTTCCCGTACGGCGACGTCGACGGCGCCTTCGCCCGCGCCGAGCGGGTCGTTCGCGAGCGCGTCACGCTGCATCGGTACGCGTCGACACCCCTCGAGACCTTCGGCGCCATCGCCCAGCTCGAGTCGGCGACAGGCGCCTACACCATCTGGGGCCACACGCAGCAGCCCGGGCAGGACCTCCACGGCGTTGCCGCGGCGCTCGGGATCTCGCCGAGCCAGGTGCGGCTGATCGTACCCCCGCTGGGGGGCGGGTTCGGCAACAAGGTCCGCCCCCTTAACTTGATCGCCCTCGCCCTCCTCGCGCGCAAGGCGGGGCGTCCCGTGAAGTGGATCGAGGACCGCCGCGAGAGCCTGCTCGCCCTCGGGCATTCCGCGGACGGCGTGATGGAGGTCGAGGCGGCGGTGACGAACGCGGGGGTCATCGAAGCGATCCGCGTCCGCAACATCGAGAACGAGGGCGCCGGCATCGACTTCGCCGGCCGCCACAACCTGCTGATGCTCACCAACCTGGTGAACTGCTATCGGATCCCGGCGGCCTCGTACGAAGGCTACTCCGTCGTCACGAACCGTTGTCCGGTCGTCGCCAACCGCGGGATCGGCAAGCCCTTCATGTGCCTCGCCGTCGAGCGGACGGTCGACGCCATCGCCCACGAGCTTGGCCTCGATCGGGCGGAGGTACGGTTCCGGAACTTCATCCAGCCGGACCAGTTCCCCTACACCACGCCCGGCGGGCAGGTCTACGACAGCGGCGACTATCCGGCGATGCTCCGCAAGGCGCTGGATCTGGTCGATTACCAGGGGGCCCTTCGCGAGCAGGAAACGGCGCGCCGCGCAGGGCGGCTCGTCGGGATCGGCATCGCAACCGGAGTCGAGCCGGGCGGCTCGAACCTGAGCTATGGGATGCTCATCAGCGGCCCCGGCCAGCTCCTGAGCGGACAGGGCGAGGCGGCGCGCGTGCGGATGGAGACCGACGGCACCGTGTCCGTGCTGACCGGCGGGCTCGACGCCGGCCAGGGCCACGCCACGGCCCTCGCGCAGATCGTAGCGGACGAGCTGGGCGTCTCCGTCGAGCGCGTTCGGGTACCGACGACGTTCGACTCGGCCAGCCATCCCTACGTCATGGCGTCCGGGAACTACTCCAATAAGTTCCACGGCCAGGACACGGCCGCGGTCATCGGGGCCGCGCGCAGGGTCCGCGACAAGCTCCTACAGCGCGCGGCGACGCACCTCGAGGTGGCGCCCGAGGACCTGGAGCTCCGGGACGGCATGATCGTCGTTCGCGGCGCGCCGTCCCGGGCGGTGCCCATCGCCGAGATCGCGACCCGCGCCTACTGGAGCCTGGCCGACGACCAGCCCGAAGATGGCCCCGGCCTCGAGGCCGTCTATTACTACGCCAATCCGTACACGAACCGGCCCGACGCGCAGCACCGCGTCCGCGTCCAGCTTGGCTTCTCGAGCGCGGCCCACGTCGCGCTCGTCGAGATCGATCCGGAGACGCTGGTGATCCACGTGCGCCGCTACGGCGTCGTGCACGACTGCGGGCGCGAGATCAATCCCATGATCGTCGAGGGCCAGGTCCACGGCGCCACCGTGCACGGGATCGCCGCGGCGCTCCTGGAGGAGTTCGTCTGCGACGACGACGGCCAACTCCTGACCGCCTCGTTCATGGACTACCTGAAGCCGACCGCCGCCGACGTTCCCACCATTGAAGGGGATCGACTAGAAACGCCCTCGCCCTTCACGCCCCTCGGCACGAAGGGGATCGGCGAGGGGGGCGCGGTCATCGCCCCGGCGGCGATCGCCAGCGCCGTCGAGGATGCGCTCGCGCCGCTGGGCATCCGCATCGGCGCGCTTCCCATCACGCCGTCCCGGTTGTGGGAGCTGATTGCGCGGGGCGGCGGGCGGTACGAGTCGCGCTAA
- a CDS encoding (2Fe-2S)-binding protein, with amino-acid sequence MTDLRPDGVAITTTVNGTEYRATVEPRLSLADFLRTDLGLTGTHVGCEHGVCGACTVLLDGHTTRACLLFAAQCDGAEITTIEGIGQPDRLHPVQEAFREHHALQCGFCTPGMVLSAIELLTDNPQPTEEEIRVALAGNLCMCTGYVNIVRAVEAAAAAPRARDSVAASREAKS; translated from the coding sequence ATGACTGACCTCCGCCCGGACGGCGTCGCAATCACGACGACCGTCAACGGGACGGAGTACCGCGCAACCGTCGAGCCTCGCCTCTCTCTCGCCGACTTCCTCCGCACCGATCTCGGACTGACCGGCACCCACGTGGGCTGTGAGCATGGGGTGTGCGGCGCGTGTACGGTGCTGCTGGATGGGCACACGACTCGAGCGTGCCTGCTCTTCGCCGCTCAATGCGATGGAGCGGAGATCACCACGATCGAGGGGATCGGCCAGCCCGATCGGCTCCATCCGGTCCAGGAGGCCTTTCGCGAGCACCACGCCCTCCAGTGCGGGTTCTGCACGCCCGGGATGGTCCTCTCCGCCATCGAGCTGCTGACCGACAACCCCCAGCCGACCGAGGAGGAGATCCGCGTCGCTCTGGCCGGCAACCTGTGCATGTGCACCGGCTACGTCAACATCGTCCGGGCCGTCGAGGCCGCGGCCGCGGCTCCGCGCGCGCGCGATTCAGTCGCCGCGTCGAGAGAGGCAAAGTCATGA
- a CDS encoding alpha/beta hydrolase, producing MELKSAFVQAGQYRTRYCEAGSGDALIVLHSADPGSSGELEYRNNIGPLSEHFRVIAPDIIGFGQTDPPPRLLTHPAYVEHMLAFIDALGLTRYHLIGNSRGGLIAISVAAERSDQVGRLICAGNAGGGIPPEMQARALAPFAEYTPSPENLRAVVGRSYFDFDRHVPPPVFARYLENSKRQYEAYAKVGGYPMDVPNVRPQLAELKAPVMFFFGKDDQVFHIDQALVGFQGTPNSRFVAFSNCGHHPQVEYANAFNRLALQFLAGELDD from the coding sequence GTGGAGCTGAAATCGGCGTTCGTTCAGGCGGGCCAGTATCGCACGCGCTACTGCGAGGCGGGCAGCGGTGACGCCCTCATCGTCCTCCACTCTGCCGATCCGGGCTCCAGCGGTGAGCTCGAATACCGCAACAACATCGGGCCGCTGAGCGAGCATTTCCGTGTCATCGCGCCCGACATCATCGGGTTCGGCCAGACGGACCCGCCGCCCCGGCTCCTCACCCACCCCGCCTACGTCGAGCACATGCTGGCCTTCATCGATGCGCTTGGGCTCACCCGCTACCACCTCATCGGCAATTCCCGAGGCGGCCTGATCGCGATCTCCGTCGCCGCCGAGCGGAGCGACCAGGTCGGCCGGCTCATCTGCGCGGGAAACGCGGGCGGCGGCATCCCGCCGGAGATGCAGGCACGCGCCCTCGCGCCCTTCGCCGAATACACGCCGTCGCCGGAGAACCTGCGCGCCGTCGTCGGCCGGAGCTACTTCGATTTCGACCGGCACGTTCCGCCACCGGTGTTCGCTCGGTACCTCGAAAACAGCAAGCGCCAGTATGAGGCGTATGCGAAGGTCGGCGGGTATCCGATGGACGTCCCGAATGTGCGGCCGCAGCTCGCGGAATTGAAGGCGCCCGTGATGTTCTTCTTCGGCAAGGACGACCAGGTCTTCCACATCGATCAGGCCCTCGTCGGCTTCCAGGGCACGCCGAACAGCCGATTCGTCGCCTTCTCGAATTGCGGCCACCACCCCCAGGTGGAGTACGCGAACGCCTTCAATCGGCTGGCGCTGCAATTCCTCGCGGGAGAGCTGGATGACTGA
- a CDS encoding LLM class flavin-dependent oxidoreductase, producing MRIFTFDFIPYAKNLKGSLGYPVGRQHFDPEIAAQTYQNHVEQFQLCEELGFDGISLNEHHGSPYGLDNSPNVFLSYIARATSKIKLTMLGNLLPLHAHPLRVAEELAMLDCITRGRIIAGFVRGIPREHLVYSVPLSESSERFEEALDVILNAWTSESFTHHGRFYNYDNVDMWPRPYQQPRPPVWVAAISEDSTRRLAHRPNVCLAVNFLPTPGVKKQLAAYREEAAATGRAVTDHDIIYGRHLFVAETQREAEAQCREHVQYYFNNLLEEINTAALNMLKAQNPDIDFARLKPPFDYATANMDNLRERGLLLVGTPDRVFEDLMEQYHEVGGFGTLLAMIRMGTMPQEVLTRCLRLIGEELIPKLHGVHEPVAAS from the coding sequence GTGCGGATCTTTACATTCGACTTCATCCCCTACGCCAAGAACCTGAAAGGCTCGCTTGGGTATCCGGTCGGACGCCAGCACTTTGACCCGGAGATCGCCGCCCAGACCTACCAAAACCACGTGGAGCAATTTCAGCTCTGCGAGGAGTTGGGCTTCGACGGGATCAGCCTCAACGAGCACCACGGTAGCCCCTACGGCCTGGACAACTCCCCGAACGTCTTTTTGTCCTACATTGCGCGCGCAACGTCGAAAATCAAGCTCACCATGCTGGGCAACCTGCTGCCGCTGCATGCGCACCCCCTCCGCGTGGCGGAAGAGCTGGCGATGCTGGACTGCATCACCCGCGGGCGCATCATCGCCGGCTTCGTCCGGGGCATCCCTCGCGAGCATCTCGTGTACAGCGTGCCGCTGTCGGAGTCGAGCGAGCGCTTCGAGGAGGCGCTCGATGTCATTCTGAACGCGTGGACGAGCGAGAGCTTCACCCACCACGGGCGCTTCTACAACTACGATAACGTCGACATGTGGCCGCGGCCGTACCAGCAGCCTCGTCCGCCCGTGTGGGTTGCCGCGATCAGCGAGGATTCGACCCGTCGCCTTGCCCACCGCCCGAACGTCTGCCTGGCCGTCAACTTCCTGCCGACGCCCGGCGTGAAGAAGCAGCTAGCCGCGTATCGCGAGGAAGCGGCCGCCACCGGCCGCGCCGTGACCGACCACGACATCATCTACGGGCGGCACCTCTTCGTGGCGGAGACCCAGCGCGAGGCCGAGGCGCAGTGCCGCGAGCACGTGCAGTACTACTTCAATAATCTCTTGGAAGAGATCAACACCGCGGCGCTGAACATGCTGAAGGCGCAGAATCCGGACATCGATTTCGCGCGGCTCAAGCCGCCCTTCGACTACGCGACGGCCAACATGGACAACCTGCGCGAGCGCGGCCTCCTCCTCGTCGGCACGCCGGACCGGGTGTTCGAGGACCTCATGGAGCAGTATCACGAGGTTGGCGGCTTCGGTACGCTGCTCGCCATGATTCGCATGGGGACCATGCCGCAGGAGGTCCTGACGCGGTGCCTCCGACTCATCGGCGAGGAGCTGATCCCCAAGCTTCACGGCGTCCATGAGCCGGTGGCCGCGAGCTAA
- a CDS encoding extracellular solute-binding protein, producing the protein MRLIPAIAAVVIMVACGSQAGAPGGTGGASNGQAQQTSEWDRVLAEAKKEGSVNVIGLEGVNTQEALTAGFEREYGIHVEFLPDAGPGVGPRVSNERSAGQYLWDVYVLGTTTALNAMFPMGAFDPIDQALIRDDVKDPKNWRGGDIEYLDPEHRLIIMTPFQRGTLFINPSIVQPGEIKSYKDLLDPKWRGKMVMNDPRRAGPGLATFTFFYLHPDLGPDFIRALGRQDITILSNFQQEVDSVGQGRYSILIGTADAIAEERIRQGIPIQIMDVRQIREGSDVSPANGALAIFNRAPHPNAAKVYVNWLLSKEGQTDFARASGYVSARLDVPTDHALPWRVPAPGAIKTYDLKAVGLRDQVISLVEEVFGPA; encoded by the coding sequence ATGCGCTTGATCCCGGCGATCGCGGCTGTCGTCATCATGGTCGCCTGCGGGAGCCAGGCCGGCGCGCCGGGAGGAACCGGGGGCGCTTCGAATGGTCAGGCGCAACAGACCTCCGAGTGGGACCGCGTCCTCGCGGAGGCGAAGAAGGAGGGCAGTGTCAACGTCATCGGGCTCGAAGGCGTCAACACCCAGGAGGCACTGACGGCCGGCTTCGAGCGCGAATACGGGATCCACGTGGAGTTCCTCCCGGACGCGGGACCCGGTGTCGGGCCGCGGGTGTCCAACGAGCGCAGCGCCGGGCAGTACCTATGGGACGTGTACGTCCTGGGCACGACGACCGCGCTGAACGCGATGTTCCCGATGGGCGCCTTTGACCCGATCGATCAAGCGCTCATCCGCGACGACGTCAAGGACCCCAAGAACTGGCGGGGCGGCGACATCGAGTATCTCGATCCCGAGCACCGATTGATTATCATGACGCCGTTCCAGCGCGGAACCCTCTTCATCAACCCCAGCATCGTCCAGCCCGGAGAGATCAAATCCTATAAGGACCTTCTCGATCCCAAGTGGCGCGGGAAGATGGTCATGAACGACCCGCGCCGCGCCGGCCCGGGCCTCGCGACCTTCACCTTCTTCTACCTGCACCCGGACCTTGGCCCGGACTTCATCCGTGCCCTGGGCAGACAGGACATCACCATCCTGAGCAACTTCCAGCAGGAGGTGGACTCCGTGGGGCAGGGCAGATATTCGATCCTGATCGGGACCGCGGACGCCATCGCTGAGGAGCGGATTCGACAGGGGATTCCGATCCAGATTATGGACGTGCGCCAGATCCGTGAAGGCTCCGACGTGAGCCCGGCCAACGGCGCGCTCGCCATCTTCAACCGAGCCCCGCATCCAAACGCCGCAAAGGTGTACGTGAACTGGCTCCTCTCGAAGGAGGGACAGACGGATTTCGCACGCGCCTCGGGCTACGTGAGCGCGCGGCTCGACGTGCCGACCGACCACGCACTGCCCTGGCGCGTGCCAGCGCCGGGCGCCATCAAAACGTACGATCTGAAAGCGGTTGGCCTGCGCGACCAGGTCATCAGCCTGGTCGAAGAGGTGTTCGGTCCAGCATAG
- a CDS encoding DUF3892 domain-containing protein, with the protein MADFLVTHVSREPGSETIVGITHLAGPGWLKSRQEVVELLESGQDTFYTVRNGLRRDVAIVRGALGDYLSTKVGGLWTSDLLSLPVLTPATPDAGARHDTG; encoded by the coding sequence TTGGCAGACTTCCTCGTTACCCACGTGAGCCGAGAACCCGGCTCAGAAACGATCGTGGGCATTACGCATCTCGCAGGCCCCGGCTGGCTGAAGTCGCGCCAGGAGGTGGTCGAGCTGCTCGAAAGCGGCCAGGACACGTTCTACACCGTGCGCAATGGGCTCCGGCGCGACGTGGCGATCGTGCGCGGCGCGCTCGGCGACTACCTGAGCACCAAGGTCGGCGGCCTATGGACCAGCGACCTGCTGTCGCTGCCCGTGCTCACGCCCGCGACCCCCGACGCCGGCGCGCGCCACGACACCGGCTGA
- a CDS encoding ABC transporter substrate-binding protein — protein MNAEPWGRAGRTRAGAADPRSRPGRGIPDGRIARLALLIAVASALSIRCNAAVNVAPSMAGQGKVLRVGVSLIDAPVYREALAGLQNGLRDLGYREGLNLAIEVRHPTDGSAGAKELAIADLRAANVDVIVTTAPPQLIPKLIRLASPTPIVEALMSSSIIGTSEVASYARPGGSLTGIIRSEPRQYARRLQLLHEVAPAVSHVAFVVAWDSSPNPPGLAETQAIAQTLGLDVRVVQPSAADNLKPALIAALPARTDGMMQYGADAFADPERQKQIIDSAATLRIPAVYDDREWAAAGGLMAYGPNIVANFRRAAAYVDKIAKGARAGDLPVEEPAQFDVVLNLRTARVLGLPIPPTVLGQASELIQ, from the coding sequence GTGAACGCCGAGCCGTGGGGGCGAGCCGGACGGACACGAGCGGGAGCCGCGGACCCACGGAGCCGACCCGGGCGCGGAATCCCGGATGGCCGAATCGCCCGGCTCGCGCTCCTGATCGCTGTCGCGTCCGCGCTATCGATCCGCTGTAACGCGGCGGTAAACGTCGCTCCCTCCATGGCGGGCCAGGGCAAGGTCCTCCGCGTGGGAGTGAGCCTGATCGACGCGCCCGTTTATCGCGAGGCCCTGGCCGGCCTTCAAAACGGATTGCGGGACCTGGGCTACCGTGAGGGACTGAATTTGGCGATCGAGGTACGCCACCCGACCGACGGAAGCGCCGGCGCGAAGGAGCTGGCGATCGCCGATCTGCGAGCGGCAAACGTGGACGTAATTGTCACGACTGCGCCGCCCCAGCTCATCCCGAAACTCATTCGACTCGCGAGCCCGACTCCCATCGTCGAGGCGCTCATGAGCTCTTCGATCATCGGAACGTCCGAAGTGGCGAGCTACGCGCGCCCGGGCGGGAGCCTCACAGGAATTATCCGGAGTGAGCCCAGGCAGTACGCTCGTCGTCTTCAGCTCCTCCACGAGGTCGCGCCGGCCGTCTCACACGTGGCGTTCGTGGTCGCATGGGATAGCTCACCCAACCCACCGGGACTGGCTGAGACGCAGGCGATCGCCCAGACGCTCGGCCTTGACGTGCGGGTCGTCCAGCCGAGCGCGGCGGACAACCTGAAACCCGCGCTGATCGCCGCCCTGCCCGCGCGCACGGACGGCATGATGCAATACGGCGCGGACGCGTTCGCGGATCCAGAGAGACAGAAACAGATCATTGACAGCGCCGCGACGCTCCGAATTCCGGCCGTTTATGACGATCGCGAGTGGGCCGCCGCGGGCGGGCTCATGGCTTATGGCCCCAATATCGTCGCGAACTTTCGACGCGCCGCGGCATATGTGGACAAGATCGCGAAGGGGGCGCGGGCTGGCGACCTCCCCGTTGAAGAGCCCGCCCAGTTCGACGTCGTTCTCAATTTGCGGACGGCTCGCGTTCTGGGTCTGCCGATTCCCCCGACTGTGCTGGGCCAGGCGTCCGAGCTGATCCAGTAG